The following proteins are co-located in the Trichocoleus sp. FACHB-46 genome:
- a CDS encoding DMT family transporter, with amino-acid sequence MPLHHSSGRWRLGLALSLLTVLLWGVLPVALMVTLQVLDVYTVTWFRFLISFGLLALYLASRKQLPTLEKLRSPGLWKLLAIATVFLAINYLLFLQGLAQTSPANAQVLIQLAPVSMGLGALWVFKERYSLRQWTGLALLTLGFSLFFHEQLQALVTSSAQYLGGSGLLVLAAIAWAVYALAQKQLLQTLPSATIMMAIYGGATLLFTPTAAPQKLLSLDTFHWIALLFCALNTLIAYGAFAEALDHWEASRVSAVLSLTPVVTIGTMLGLPVFWPTLIAPEQLTILGIVGAIFVVSGSFAIALGQRPKRDPSAVKS; translated from the coding sequence ATGCCATTGCACCATAGTTCGGGGCGTTGGCGATTGGGCTTAGCTTTGTCCCTGCTGACCGTATTGCTTTGGGGAGTGCTGCCAGTGGCGCTAATGGTGACGTTGCAGGTGTTGGATGTATACACCGTCACTTGGTTTCGGTTCCTGATTTCCTTTGGGCTGCTGGCGCTATATTTGGCAAGCCGCAAACAATTACCCACTCTAGAAAAGCTGCGATCGCCCGGATTATGGAAGCTGTTGGCGATCGCGACTGTATTTCTGGCGATCAACTATTTGCTGTTTCTACAAGGGCTGGCTCAAACTTCACCCGCTAATGCCCAAGTGCTGATTCAGTTGGCTCCCGTTTCGATGGGTTTAGGGGCTTTGTGGGTGTTTAAGGAGCGTTACAGCTTGCGCCAGTGGACAGGTTTAGCTCTGCTGACGCTGGGATTTTCCTTGTTTTTTCATGAGCAACTGCAAGCACTCGTGACTAGCTCGGCTCAATACTTGGGTGGGAGTGGTTTGTTGGTTTTGGCTGCGATCGCTTGGGCGGTTTATGCCTTAGCTCAAAAGCAACTGCTCCAAACCTTGCCGTCAGCCACAATCATGATGGCGATTTATGGTGGGGCGACGCTTCTGTTTACTCCAACTGCTGCCCCGCAAAAACTTCTCAGTTTGGATACATTTCATTGGATTGCCTTGCTCTTTTGCGCGTTAAATACTTTGATTGCTTATGGTGCCTTTGCGGAAGCGCTGGATCATTGGGAAGCCTCTAGAGTTAGTGCGGTTCTCTCGCTGACTCCAGTAGTGACCATTGGCACTATGTTAGGATTGCCTGTCTTCTGGCCGACCCTAATTGCCCCGGAGCAACTAACTATTTTAGGGATTGTGGGGGCGATTTTTGTGGTGTCGGGGTCTTTTGCGATCGCCTTAGGCCAAAGACCAAAGAGAGACCCATCTGCAGTAAAATCATAA
- a CDS encoding pentapeptide repeat-containing protein, translated as MNAEELLKKYGAGTREFIAADLREANLSGVNLSKANLSQANLSVSNLSGANLSEANLSRTKLNVARLSGANLTKADLSGANLNVANLIRADLSGANLTQAALVRAELVLADLSGVNLSRANLSEANLREAKLRQATLLRANLSSADLRSASLTGATLEQANLQGADLSKADLSGANLSGAELRQANLNQANLSGADLSGANLRWADLSGAKLHGADLSGAKLSGADLSRADLSNTNLMNTSLVYADLSQVNLIRADWIGADLTGATLTGARVHAVSRFGIKTEGITCEWIDLSPTGDQSQIHRFAAEEHKKFFKSTPPTVQVVIDAPLSSAGHLALAAAYHQIAQHCKTLGSPPSIDVGRRRTTLTFGLNGDEQLFAIAYVAILPFQDAKTVRQQILGLLNMVRSQGTQELSVKELERLEQLSAALTQISQQTEKIRISPPLPSQEPTPAEKPALERETNFFAAPTQTILTNSSDRTLTAYYHPMFGKRFMSPSSFAKAGLQSATANKPTLLPVSVVIDFLRGFYYLDR; from the coding sequence ATGAACGCAGAGGAACTCCTAAAAAAATACGGAGCGGGGACTAGAGAATTTATAGCGGCTGACTTACGTGAGGCTAATCTCAGTGGCGTCAACCTGAGCAAAGCGAACTTGAGTCAAGCGAACTTGAGTGTATCAAATCTCAGTGGCGCGAATTTGAGTGAAGCCAACCTGAGCCGAACCAAACTGAATGTGGCTAGGCTCAGTGGCGCGAATTTGACCAAGGCTGACTTGAGCGGCGCTAACCTCAATGTCGCCAATTTAATTCGGGCTGACTTAAGCGGGGCCAACTTAACGCAAGCAGCGCTGGTGCGGGCAGAGTTGGTGTTAGCAGACCTGAGTGGTGTGAACTTAAGTCGAGCAAACCTGAGTGAGGCGAATCTACGCGAAGCTAAATTGCGTCAGGCCACATTGCTCCGGGCCAACCTCAGCTCAGCTGATTTAAGAAGTGCTTCTCTCACAGGGGCTACTTTAGAGCAAGCGAACTTACAAGGTGCGGATCTGAGTAAGGCAGACCTGAGTGGTGCCAATTTAAGTGGAGCGGAGCTGCGGCAGGCTAACCTGAATCAGGCCAATCTCAGCGGTGCTGACCTCAGCGGTGCGAATCTACGCTGGGCCGATCTCAGCGGCGCTAAATTGCATGGAGCCGACTTGAGCGGGGCGAAGCTCAGTGGCGCTGATCTGAGCCGAGCAGATCTGAGCAACACCAATTTGATGAATACCAGCTTGGTCTACGCAGACCTGAGTCAAGTGAACTTAATTCGGGCTGATTGGATCGGCGCGGACTTAACGGGTGCGACTCTAACCGGAGCCAGAGTGCATGCAGTATCCCGTTTTGGCATTAAAACCGAAGGAATTACGTGTGAGTGGATTGACCTGAGCCCAACAGGTGATCAGAGCCAAATTCATCGCTTTGCCGCTGAAGAACACAAGAAATTTTTCAAATCGACTCCGCCTACGGTGCAGGTGGTCATCGACGCGCCACTCAGCTCAGCAGGGCACTTGGCCTTAGCTGCGGCCTATCACCAAATTGCCCAGCACTGCAAAACGTTAGGCTCTCCTCCCAGCATTGATGTCGGTCGGCGGCGCACTACGCTTACCTTTGGCCTCAACGGTGATGAACAACTGTTTGCGATCGCCTATGTGGCAATTTTGCCGTTTCAAGATGCCAAGACAGTGCGACAGCAAATCCTGGGGCTGCTAAATATGGTGCGATCGCAAGGCACTCAAGAGTTGAGCGTCAAGGAACTAGAGCGGCTAGAGCAGCTCAGCGCCGCCTTGACCCAAATCAGCCAGCAAACCGAAAAGATTCGGATTTCGCCACCTTTACCCAGCCAAGAACCAACGCCTGCCGAAAAGCCAGCCTTAGAGAGAGAAACTAACTTTTTTGCTGCGCCTACCCAAACCATTCTGACTAATTCCAGCGATCGCACCCTTACCGCCTACTACCACCCCATGTTTGGCAAACGCTTTATGAGTCCTTCTAGCTTCGCTAAAGCTGGGTTGCAGAGCGCCACTGCCAATAAGCCAACTCTACTGCCCGTAAGCGTTGTGATCGATTTTCTCCGGGGATTCTATTACCTGGATCGTTAG
- a CDS encoding cysteine synthase A: MDIKNGFVGSVGNTPLIRLHSFSEETGCEILGKAEFLNPGGSVKDRAALYMIEDAERKGLLKPGGTVVEGTAGNTGIGLAHICNAKGYKCLIIIPDTQSQEKIDTLRTLGAEVRPVPAVPYKDPNNYVRLSGRIAEEMENAIWANQFDNLANRLAHYHTTGPEIWAQTEGKVDAWITSTGTGGTYAGVAMFLKEKNPNIRAVLADPMGSGLYSYVKTGEIHIEGSSITEGIGNSRVTANMEGAPADDAIRIHDQECVEVVYRLLREEGLFLGGSSGINVAASVALAKQMGPGHTIVTILCDSGSRYQSRLFNLDWLAQKGLSPEAIATA, from the coding sequence ATGGATATTAAAAACGGATTTGTCGGCAGCGTCGGCAACACACCCTTAATTCGGTTGCACAGCTTTAGCGAAGAAACGGGGTGCGAAATTTTAGGCAAGGCCGAGTTCCTTAACCCAGGTGGCTCTGTGAAAGACCGGGCTGCGCTATACATGATTGAAGATGCCGAACGCAAAGGGTTGCTCAAGCCTGGTGGCACCGTAGTAGAAGGCACCGCAGGCAATACAGGCATTGGTTTGGCGCATATCTGCAACGCTAAGGGCTACAAGTGCCTGATCATCATCCCTGACACCCAATCCCAAGAAAAAATTGACACACTACGAACTTTAGGCGCTGAAGTGCGTCCTGTTCCTGCCGTACCTTACAAAGACCCCAACAACTACGTCAGGCTTTCTGGCCGCATTGCAGAAGAGATGGAGAATGCGATCTGGGCAAACCAGTTCGATAACTTAGCCAATCGGTTGGCTCATTACCACACGACTGGGCCAGAAATCTGGGCGCAAACTGAGGGCAAAGTTGATGCTTGGATTACCTCGACTGGCACAGGTGGAACCTACGCTGGGGTGGCAATGTTTCTCAAGGAAAAGAACCCTAACATCAGAGCAGTATTGGCTGACCCAATGGGTAGCGGTCTCTACAGCTATGTGAAAACGGGAGAAATTCACATAGAAGGAAGTTCCATTACCGAGGGTATTGGCAACAGCCGCGTTACAGCCAATATGGAAGGGGCACCTGCGGATGATGCCATTCGCATTCATGACCAAGAGTGTGTAGAGGTTGTGTATCGCCTGCTGCGAGAAGAAGGCTTATTTTTGGGCGGCTCCAGTGGGATTAACGTCGCTGCGTCAGTGGCACTGGCAAAACAAATGGGGCCCGGACATACCATTGTGACTATTTTGTGTGATAGCGGCTCCCGGTATCAATCACGGTTGTTCAATCTGGATTGGCTCGCTCAAAAAGGATTATCTCCAGAAGCGATCGCCACTGCCTAA
- a CDS encoding peroxiredoxin yields MVLQLGDVVPNFTQQSSEGEINFYDWAGDSWVVFFSHPADYTPVCTTELGEVAKLKPEFDKRNAKVIALSVDDAESHKGWIGDINEIQNTTVNYPILADDDKKVSDLYGMIHPNANAKLTVRTVFVIDPQRKLRLTITYPPSTGRNFQEILRVIDSLQLTDNYSVATPVNWKDGDDVVVVPSIPTEEAKQKFPKGVTEIRPYLRMTPQPDK; encoded by the coding sequence ATGGTTCTCCAACTTGGTGACGTAGTTCCCAACTTTACGCAGCAATCCAGCGAAGGCGAAATCAACTTCTATGACTGGGCTGGCGATAGCTGGGTTGTTTTCTTCTCTCACCCTGCTGACTACACGCCAGTTTGCACCACCGAACTTGGCGAAGTTGCTAAGCTCAAGCCTGAATTCGACAAGCGCAATGCTAAAGTGATCGCGCTAAGTGTTGATGATGCTGAGTCCCACAAAGGCTGGATCGGTGACATCAACGAAATTCAGAACACTACGGTTAACTACCCAATCTTGGCAGACGACGACAAGAAGGTGTCTGATCTGTACGGCATGATTCACCCCAATGCCAATGCCAAGTTGACGGTTCGCACCGTATTCGTGATCGATCCTCAAAGAAAACTGCGTTTGACGATCACCTATCCCCCCAGCACTGGTCGTAACTTCCAAGAAATCTTGCGGGTCATCGACTCTCTGCAGCTGACCGACAACTACAGCGTTGCCACTCCTGTGAACTGGAAAGATGGCGATGATGTTGTAGTCGTACCTTCTATCCCCACCGAAGAAGCGAAGCAGAAGTTCCCCAAAGGTGTGACCGAAATCAGACCTTACCTCCGCATGACCCCCCAACCCGACAAATAA
- a CDS encoding tryptophan-rich sensory protein, producing MVESWMIIGGITFLVALGAAWIRPRDTVWAVELQRPLWLFFEPLIPVIWTFVFSCGAASAYLVWEKNPGSLQMWLLMALYLLLEVITVAYIPLTLRLRNIKVGVVLGGIGVVLGVFLASSILSISGLAVLLLLPYLIWSPIGTYATLEMMRLNPEAAH from the coding sequence ATGGTGGAATCTTGGATGATTATTGGTGGCATCACCTTTTTGGTGGCTTTAGGGGCAGCTTGGATCAGACCCCGCGATACTGTCTGGGCAGTAGAGCTACAGCGTCCTTTGTGGCTCTTCTTTGAGCCTCTAATTCCGGTGATTTGGACTTTTGTGTTTAGTTGTGGGGCTGCTTCTGCCTATTTGGTATGGGAAAAGAATCCAGGTAGCTTGCAAATGTGGCTCCTAATGGCGCTGTACCTACTACTAGAAGTAATTACTGTTGCTTACATTCCGCTTACTCTCAGGCTGCGAAATATTAAAGTCGGGGTGGTGTTAGGCGGTATTGGTGTGGTTTTAGGAGTTTTCCTCGCTAGCTCCATCTTGTCAATTTCGGGTTTGGCAGTGCTTTTGCTCTTGCCGTACTTAATTTGGAGTCCGATTGGCACCTATGCCACATTGGAAATGATGCGGCTCAACCCTGAGGCAGCACACTAA
- a CDS encoding DUF697 domain-containing protein yields MDSSRPQFDPDANLVAADQTSGDWQQTNLDAELENAIFSFEDIQAELNYKQAQDALREIVGHLDLTPQERAGLEPEIQGLERMLDKLDRSVVHIAVFGMVGRGKSSLLNALLGQDLFEVGPIHGVTQVIQSADWSLRREAVAGSDRDIIRVALPGVGDSRIELIDTPGIDEVDGEKREALARQVAKQADLILFLVAGDMTKVEYEALSELREASKPILLVFNKIDQYPDADRTAIYQKIRDERVKELLSPEEIVMAAASPLIAKAVRHPDGKMTAQLSRGIPEVGELKLKILEILHREGKSLVALNTMLYADDVNEQLVQRKMEIRDRSANQIIWNGVMTKAVAIALNPITVIDVLGSAAIDVALILTLSKLYGISMTQKNAINLLQKIALTMGGISASELLVTFGLSSLKGLLGASVPATGGLAIAPYLSVAITQAGVAGVSTYGIGHITKAYLANGATWGPEGPKAVVTRILASLDEESILGRIKDELRAKLDLSTKRAQAKANSSEEQV; encoded by the coding sequence TTGGATAGTTCTCGGCCTCAATTTGATCCTGATGCCAATTTAGTTGCCGCTGACCAAACCAGTGGGGATTGGCAGCAGACCAACTTGGACGCAGAACTGGAAAATGCCATCTTTAGCTTTGAAGACATTCAGGCAGAACTCAATTACAAGCAAGCCCAAGATGCCCTACGCGAGATTGTGGGTCATCTAGATTTAACACCGCAAGAACGCGCTGGACTGGAGCCAGAAATTCAAGGTCTAGAGCGCATGCTGGATAAGCTAGACCGTTCTGTGGTGCATATTGCTGTGTTTGGCATGGTGGGGCGGGGTAAGTCTTCTTTACTGAATGCACTGCTCGGTCAAGACCTCTTTGAGGTTGGCCCTATTCATGGGGTGACGCAGGTGATTCAGAGCGCGGACTGGAGCCTGCGAAGAGAGGCGGTGGCGGGAAGCGATCGCGACATTATTCGGGTAGCGTTGCCAGGAGTGGGTGACTCGCGGATTGAGCTGATTGATACTCCCGGCATTGATGAAGTGGATGGTGAAAAGCGCGAAGCTTTGGCGCGTCAAGTGGCAAAACAGGCAGATTTGATTCTGTTTTTAGTCGCGGGTGACATGACCAAAGTAGAGTACGAAGCGCTGTCAGAATTGCGGGAAGCCAGCAAACCGATTCTGTTGGTATTTAACAAGATTGACCAATATCCTGATGCCGATCGCACGGCAATCTATCAAAAAATTCGGGATGAGCGAGTTAAAGAATTGCTCTCTCCAGAAGAGATTGTGATGGCAGCGGCTTCTCCCCTAATTGCTAAGGCTGTACGTCACCCAGATGGCAAAATGACTGCCCAATTAAGCCGAGGCATTCCGGAAGTTGGAGAGTTAAAGCTCAAAATTTTGGAGATTCTGCACCGAGAAGGCAAATCTCTGGTGGCCCTCAACACTATGCTCTATGCCGATGATGTCAATGAGCAACTGGTGCAGCGGAAGATGGAAATTCGCGATCGCAGTGCCAACCAAATTATTTGGAATGGAGTCATGACCAAAGCGGTGGCGATCGCCCTCAACCCCATCACGGTCATCGATGTGTTGGGAAGTGCGGCCATTGATGTAGCGTTGATTCTGACGCTATCGAAGCTTTACGGCATCTCTATGACTCAAAAAAACGCCATTAATTTGTTGCAAAAAATTGCGCTGACAATGGGTGGAATCAGTGCCAGTGAGCTTCTGGTGACGTTTGGATTGAGTTCTCTGAAAGGGCTGTTGGGTGCTTCGGTTCCAGCCACCGGAGGACTGGCGATCGCCCCCTATCTTTCTGTTGCCATTACTCAGGCGGGTGTAGCAGGCGTTTCTACTTATGGGATTGGTCACATCACCAAAGCCTACCTCGCCAACGGAGCCACCTGGGGACCAGAAGGACCAAAAGCAGTCGTGACCCGGATTTTGGCTTCTCTGGACGAAGAATCAATTTTGGGTCGCATTAAAGATGAATTGCGGGCCAAGCTGGATCTGTCTACCAAACGAGCGCAAGCCAAGGCCAATTCTTCAGAAGAGCAAGTTTAA
- a CDS encoding peptidylprolyl isomerase produces the protein MTRAIMETAKGTINLELFDQDAPNTVQNFTDLANKGFYDGLTFHRVISDFMIQGGCPQGTGTGGPGYKIKCETAGNPNKHLAGSLSMAHAGKDTGGSQFFICHSPQPHLDGKHTVFGKTEDIDVVNAIRKDDKIFSVKIES, from the coding sequence ATGACTCGCGCCATAATGGAAACCGCCAAAGGCACGATTAACCTGGAGCTATTTGACCAGGATGCGCCTAACACGGTGCAGAACTTTACCGATCTTGCGAATAAAGGGTTTTACGACGGTCTGACCTTTCACCGCGTGATTTCTGACTTTATGATTCAGGGTGGCTGTCCTCAAGGCACAGGCACTGGAGGTCCGGGCTACAAAATTAAATGCGAAACGGCTGGCAACCCCAACAAGCACTTGGCGGGTAGCCTGTCGATGGCTCACGCTGGTAAAGATACAGGCGGCAGCCAATTCTTTATTTGCCACTCACCTCAGCCCCACCTTGACGGCAAGCACACCGTGTTTGGCAAAACGGAAGATATAGATGTCGTGAATGCAATTCGGAAAGACGACAAAATCTTCTCCGTCAAGATCGAATCCTAG
- a CDS encoding cupin domain-containing protein, translating to MLVRKLYDCEEFVAGDSTLLRELFHPDKQAIDLRYSLAHAIVPVGETSTPHSLTTSEVYYILSGRGEMHIGDETQMVEPGDAVYIPPDAKQFIRNTGSEPLVFICIVDPAWRKEDETVY from the coding sequence ATGTTAGTACGAAAACTCTACGACTGCGAAGAATTTGTGGCAGGCGACAGTACCTTGCTGCGAGAACTCTTCCATCCCGACAAGCAAGCGATAGATTTGCGCTACAGTCTAGCCCACGCGATCGTTCCGGTTGGGGAAACCTCCACGCCTCATTCTCTCACTACCTCTGAGGTCTACTACATTCTCAGCGGTCGAGGAGAGATGCACATTGGAGACGAAACCCAAATGGTGGAACCGGGGGACGCCGTTTATATTCCACCCGACGCTAAGCAGTTTATTCGCAATACTGGCAGCGAACCGCTTGTGTTTATCTGTATTGTCGATCCCGCATGGCGAAAAGAAGACGAAACCGTCTATTAA
- a CDS encoding TspO/MBR family protein — translation MIKSWMVIAAVTFLVAIGGSVIRPRDVKWFRRLRRPSWLTFEPAIPVIWAVVFVCGAWSAYNIWERDPGSSKTWFLMGFYLLLEIVTIVYQPLTLWLRNLTIGTFIGGTGAVLGWILAAVVAPVSATAAALLIPYLIWSPIGTYATWELAKLNPESA, via the coding sequence ATGATCAAGTCTTGGATGGTAATTGCAGCCGTAACCTTTTTAGTGGCGATCGGTGGTAGTGTGATTCGGCCCCGTGATGTGAAATGGTTTCGGCGCTTACGTCGTCCAAGCTGGCTCACTTTTGAACCTGCCATTCCAGTGATTTGGGCGGTGGTTTTTGTCTGTGGCGCATGGTCTGCCTACAACATTTGGGAACGAGACCCTGGCAGCTCAAAAACCTGGTTTCTCATGGGTTTCTATCTGCTATTAGAAATTGTGACAATTGTCTACCAGCCTCTGACGTTGTGGCTGCGTAACCTCACCATTGGTACGTTCATTGGCGGTACTGGAGCAGTTCTAGGTTGGATTCTGGCAGCGGTGGTTGCACCCGTTTCGGCTACTGCCGCTGCCCTCCTCATTCCCTATTTAATCTGGAGCCCGATTGGTACCTATGCGACTTGGGAGTTGGCAAAGCTGAATCCAGAATCTGCTTAA
- a CDS encoding prephenate/arogenate dehydrogenase translates to MNIGIVGLGLIGGSLGLDLRSRGYQVLGVSRQEHTCQRAIARGAVDDASVNLTLLAAADVVFICTPLSAIEATVIQLIPHLAATTILTDVGSVKTSVVDSITPRWSNFVGGHPMAGTAENGIEAAQSDLFAGKPYVLTPTASTPPVAIETLELLVRSLGAHLYHCRPEDHDRAVAWISHLPVMVSSSLIAACMSETDPTTLELAEALASSGFKDTSRVGGGNPELGLMMARYNRSALLRSLAAYRDQLDQIVAAVEQENWDGLVDQLKQTQQGRSRFVK, encoded by the coding sequence ATGAATATTGGGATTGTTGGACTGGGCTTGATCGGGGGCTCGTTGGGGCTAGACTTGCGATCGCGTGGGTACCAGGTTTTGGGGGTGAGTCGTCAAGAGCACACTTGCCAGCGAGCCATCGCCAGGGGAGCCGTCGATGATGCCAGTGTCAACTTAACGCTCTTGGCTGCTGCCGATGTGGTTTTTATTTGTACCCCTCTCTCTGCGATCGAAGCAACCGTCATCCAGCTGATCCCACACCTGGCTGCGACCACGATTCTAACGGATGTTGGCTCGGTCAAAACCTCCGTGGTGGATAGCATCACTCCACGCTGGTCCAACTTTGTTGGTGGGCATCCCATGGCAGGGACCGCAGAGAATGGCATTGAGGCAGCCCAATCTGACTTGTTTGCTGGAAAACCCTACGTCCTAACGCCGACAGCCAGCACCCCACCCGTGGCGATTGAAACGCTGGAACTGCTAGTGCGATCGCTGGGTGCTCACCTCTACCACTGTCGGCCTGAGGATCATGATCGGGCTGTGGCTTGGATCTCTCATTTACCTGTGATGGTTAGCTCTAGCTTAATCGCAGCTTGCATGAGTGAGACAGACCCTACCACCCTAGAACTTGCCGAAGCTTTAGCCAGCTCTGGCTTCAAGGATACAAGCCGCGTTGGGGGAGGAAATCCAGAGCTGGGTTTGATGATGGCACGCTATAATCGCTCTGCTCTGTTGCGATCGCTTGCTGCTTACCGGGACCAACTCGATCAAATTGTGGCGGCTGTGGAGCAAGAAAACTGGGATGGTTTGGTAGACCAACTAAAGCAAACTCAGCAAGGGCGATCGCGCTTTGTGAAGTGA
- a CDS encoding S-(hydroxymethyl)glutathione dehydrogenase/class III alcohol dehydrogenase: MDVKAAVAFEAGKPLTIETVQLENPQAGEVLVEIKATGICHTDAFTLSGADPEGLFPAILGHEGAGVVVEVGPGVTSVKPGDHVIPLYTPECRNCEYCLSFKTNLCQAIRGTQGRGLMPNGTSRFSIAGKMIHHYMGTSTFANYTVLPEIAVAKIREDAPFDKVCYIGCGVTTGIGAVLYTAKVEPGANVVVFGLGGIGLNVIQGARMVGANMIVGVDLNPQKRVLAEKLGMTHFVNPKEVEGDLVAHLVELTKGGADYSFECIGNVNVMRQALECCHKGWGVSIIIGVAGAGQEISTRPFQLVTGRVWKGSAFGGARGRTDVPKIVDWYMDGKINIDDLITNVVPVEQINEAFDLMHKGEAIRTVVTF; this comes from the coding sequence ATGGACGTAAAAGCCGCAGTTGCCTTTGAAGCTGGGAAGCCGTTGACTATTGAAACGGTGCAGCTAGAAAACCCCCAAGCAGGGGAAGTGCTAGTCGAAATCAAAGCGACAGGAATTTGTCACACTGATGCCTTTACGCTTTCTGGTGCTGACCCAGAAGGCTTGTTTCCGGCCATTTTGGGGCACGAAGGTGCTGGTGTGGTGGTGGAAGTTGGCCCAGGAGTCACTTCGGTAAAACCTGGCGATCATGTGATTCCGCTCTACACTCCCGAATGCCGCAATTGCGAGTATTGCCTCAGCTTCAAAACTAACCTGTGCCAAGCCATTCGAGGCACGCAAGGCCGAGGTTTGATGCCCAATGGCACCAGTCGTTTCTCGATCGCTGGCAAAATGATCCATCACTACATGGGCACCTCCACCTTTGCCAACTACACGGTGCTGCCTGAAATTGCTGTGGCCAAAATTCGTGAAGATGCTCCCTTTGACAAAGTTTGCTATATCGGCTGTGGTGTCACCACCGGGATTGGCGCTGTTCTCTATACCGCCAAAGTTGAGCCTGGTGCGAATGTAGTTGTGTTCGGCTTGGGCGGTATTGGCCTCAATGTAATCCAGGGTGCCCGGATGGTGGGAGCCAACATGATTGTGGGTGTAGACCTCAACCCCCAGAAACGTGTCTTAGCCGAAAAATTAGGCATGACCCATTTCGTCAACCCTAAAGAAGTGGAGGGCGATCTGGTAGCTCACTTGGTGGAACTAACTAAAGGTGGCGCTGATTACAGCTTTGAGTGTATTGGCAACGTCAACGTCATGCGTCAAGCCCTAGAGTGTTGCCATAAAGGTTGGGGTGTCAGCATCATCATTGGGGTGGCGGGAGCAGGCCAAGAAATCAGCACTCGTCCATTTCAATTAGTGACTGGCCGCGTCTGGAAAGGCTCTGCGTTTGGGGGAGCGAGAGGCCGTACCGATGTGCCCAAGATTGTGGATTGGTACATGGACGGCAAAATCAACATTGATGATCTGATCACTAATGTGGTGCCAGTCGAGCAAATCAATGAAGCCTTCGACCTGATGCACAAAGGTGAGGCAATTCGGACTGTCGTGACGTTTTAG
- a CDS encoding DUF1517 domain-containing protein, with amino-acid sequence MSSWRDRFSQMSGRTRFVVCRLMLHLAGQEVAPVLGVLNRAARQAMDSDGDLQVLGEGLVEVCQTLLQNDLYWQTAANEGDVFWNEGEAGDFVTDLFTDSAQRYLSEPDLSQSPEVEPLTLPVTRNLVVMITVAFTGEVPELETDLASMEAMTAALKALINLHYQGNLRAIQVHFSPAQLGDELTSDQLLLNFAELVPL; translated from the coding sequence ATGAGTTCTTGGCGCGATCGCTTTAGCCAAATGAGTGGGCGCACTCGATTTGTTGTTTGTCGGCTCATGCTGCATTTAGCAGGGCAAGAAGTTGCTCCGGTTCTAGGTGTGCTCAATCGAGCCGCTCGGCAGGCAATGGACTCGGATGGTGATTTGCAAGTCCTGGGAGAAGGGTTGGTCGAAGTTTGCCAAACTTTGTTGCAAAACGACCTCTACTGGCAAACTGCCGCTAACGAAGGGGATGTGTTTTGGAATGAAGGAGAAGCGGGAGACTTTGTCACCGACTTGTTCACAGATTCAGCCCAGCGCTACCTCAGCGAGCCAGATCTAAGCCAATCTCCAGAAGTGGAGCCATTAACCTTACCTGTGACGCGCAACTTGGTGGTGATGATCACGGTCGCTTTTACAGGGGAAGTCCCTGAATTGGAAACCGATCTCGCTAGTATGGAAGCAATGACAGCAGCCTTAAAAGCGCTGATTAATCTACATTACCAGGGCAATCTGCGAGCCATCCAGGTGCATTTCTCACCCGCTCAACTTGGTGACGAACTAACCTCAGATCAACTATTACTCAACTTCGCAGAGTTAGTCCCCCTCTAG
- a CDS encoding peroxiredoxin — MISRRTLLGALFAYVLAILAVFNLVPAAHALGGKLPELNRPAPEFTLPTNTGDGAISLVDYRGKWVVVYFYPKDFTSGCTLEARRFQQDLPKYSAKNTEILGVSADSVDSHAEFCDSEGLKFPLLADADGSVSKAYGSWLGFLSARHTFIIDPEGVLRERFTGVNPVVHSSEVLARLNELQATTVSSVT, encoded by the coding sequence ATGATCTCTCGTCGTACGTTGCTCGGTGCTCTCTTCGCTTACGTTCTCGCCATATTGGCGGTCTTTAATCTAGTACCAGCAGCCCATGCGCTCGGTGGCAAGTTGCCAGAACTCAACCGACCCGCGCCAGAATTTACCTTGCCGACCAATACGGGAGATGGAGCAATTTCGCTCGTCGACTATCGAGGTAAGTGGGTAGTTGTCTACTTCTATCCCAAGGACTTTACCTCTGGTTGCACCTTGGAAGCTCGTCGCTTCCAGCAGGATCTACCAAAGTACTCAGCCAAAAATACCGAAATTTTGGGGGTGAGCGCTGATTCCGTCGATTCTCACGCAGAGTTCTGTGACTCAGAAGGCTTAAAGTTTCCGCTCTTGGCGGATGCAGATGGCAGTGTGAGCAAAGCTTACGGCTCTTGGTTAGGCTTCCTCTCGGCACGGCATACCTTCATCATCGATCCTGAAGGAGTTTTGCGGGAGCGTTTCACAGGCGTTAACCCTGTTGTCCACAGCAGCGAAGTGCTCGCTCGCCTGAATGAACTGCAAGCCACGACGGTTTCATCCGTAACCTAA